AGCACGATCTGGGCTTTGCCACAGCCTTAAATGCGGAATCGCTGGAGAGCAATAAAAGTTTTCGCATCCCTTCCCGAGTAACTGAGACGTGGTGTAAGTGAAGAAATCATGACTGACCCGGTAAATGGGAAAAGAACCGAATAAAGGGACTCCCCAGCCATCGAAAGCGATTAATCCGTTCACTGTTCCTCCCTGTTGCTGCCAAACTAATGCAGTTCCCATGGCACCGACGACCCCCGCACTAAAACCAATGAACGTTAAGGAGGTTCTCTTGCGGTCGCACTGTTGAGACAGCCACTGGTAAAGATCTAGAACATTGTAAGAAAGAATTGTTGGCGGAATGACTAATAAATCAAGATCAGTTTCCTCACGCCAGCCCATCGCAGTGATAAAATCTTCAGTCAGTTGGGGAGGATGAAAGCCCGGGCAAATAATAATCACGTTTTTTAGATATTTCATATTAGTTGCTAGAAGTTTATAAAGGCAGATTGGACAAAATAATATGATTTTAATCACAAAAACTTTCTACAAGATGCACCGCGATCGCGCAACATCAAGAAATTTTCACGCTCTCAGAACCGCCCAAATTCTTCGGTAAAGGCGTTAACAGTGAACAGTGATTCGTCACTCAACGTAAGTGCAGTCGGTCAAAAGGGAAGGGCATGACCTCAACTTTCCCTATTTTCTGGATTTTCCTGTGCTTCATCAAGAGGATCTGGCTGGGGAGACATTTCTTCTTCATTCTGGCTAGATTGCTCTTTTTTCTGAGAATGTCTTTTTCGAGAAGCCCGTTTTCGGATCTGTTTCAACCAGCGGATTTCCCACCAAGAACGAATTAAAAAACTGCCAATCAGCAAGGCTTGGAGATTGACCCGTATCGATTGTCCAACAAGCTGACGAGAACGATTGCCCTTTTGGTTGGTCACTTGTTGTCTTAGCTGTTTTTTTCGGTCCTCAATTTCTTCGATTAAGGTGGTACCTAGTTGAGAAGAATTAGACACCTCTTGTAAATTTAAAGCGACTGCAAGACGCTGGAGTTGCTGTTGAGATAATTGCTCACTCTCAAGCGTTTGTTGTAAGTTATTTAGCTGTTCGGTGCGAGCGGTTTCTTGACGACTAAATTGAGCAACTGTATTTTGCTGAATCCGGATTGTATTCATGATGCCTAACGGCACTAAAAGAATAAATAAGATACCGCCCAATAAAAGACCCCAACGAATTAGGTTTAAAAAGTTAAGTTCTAAGCGACGGACAAAATCCCGTTTGGGTAAGAAAATAAGCAGGATTGCCAGCAACAAAGCCCAGGCATTATTCACCATTTGGGTAAAGGCTTGAAATTCCCAATTTGGATTAGTTAACTGTGGCGGATACAGAATTAAAAGATAATCAATGACTGAGCCTAATAAGATAACGTATCCGAGCCAACTCAGTAGAAATAGGGAATTGGTTTCTTCTTGCCGAGAATAAGAAACTTGCTGAAAAGGGGAAACGAGATTAAAGGAAGGAAGTTTGAAAGTAGGAAAACTTAGCCCACGTTTCTTCCGACGAGACTTTTTCCGGAAACGAATGTTCAGAGAAGGAAGACGGAACTGAGAGTGCTTCCAAGAACGTTTCAGCCGACGGAACTTCCTGGATAAACCAAAATTGAGAGGAGGTAGCTGTAATGGTAACGATTTAAAAAAACGTTTGACCGGATTTCGTTTGCGAGTGGAACGTCTTGTCATGAAGTTTCATCGATTGTCAATAAAGGTCTATGATTTCGACATGAACTAATCATGATGATAATACCATTGAAAGTTATCGAATGTAGAAAATTAAAGGGATAGCACTCGCCACTATCCCTGTTTACGAATTAATTAACTGTTATTCCATCTAAAGGGTCAACTGTTCGATACTCAAGGGAAATGTTCAGAGTAAACCCGTTTCTTTCTGAGTAATTGCCTATTTCATCAAAATCATGAAGATTAAGCCCTTCAAATCTTCGATTCGGTGCCAGAGGCGATCGCGCTGAGACAACTTTTGCTTATGATCCAAGATTAATTTTCCTGAAGCTATTTCAGAATATTAATACCATCTCTCAGATTGGAAGTGACAGTCCCAGTGCTTCCATTCTCTGTGTTCTCTGTGACTCTGTGGTTCAATTTGTAGCAATCGTTTTCAGAAATAGTATAAGTTTTCTACTTTTCTGCCATTGGATCACTTGCTGGCAGTAAATTAATTAACGGTAAGGGGAGTAGTGTGGAAAGATTTGTGCAAATTACTAATAACCAAAGCCGGTCAAAATTATTTTCTGTTACCCCGAATAAAGCAGTTAATAACCCTCCTAATTCCTGAGATAGAAAACCTGCTAGATTGAAAATGGACATGATTAAGGCGAAAAACGTTGCTTCAATGCCCGCCGGGCATAGACGTGCTGCGAGGACTAAAATTGGCATCAAAGCAATTTCACCGATCGCGCTTAAAATTAAGTTATCACCGAGACTAAACCAATAATCATCAATTCCTAAGGCTCGGTTGGCATGAGTAACCAGCAGTAGAACACTCATTCCTAAAACCGAGGAAATAACGGTACTCCACCCTAAAACTTGCCGAAACGGAACCGTTTTCAAAAAACGTTGAAAAATCCAAACCCCAGCTAAAGAGGCAAAGCTACTCACTAAGCGCACCCGTCCCAAAAATTCAGGTTCAAAGCCTAATTCGTTGGTAATAAAGAAGAAAATGGCTGAGTCTGAGGTGGGAGTGGATTGCCAGATAAAAATAAATAGAGTGGGCAATAAAATCCGCTTTTGGCGAATCGCTTGCCAAAGTTGTTGAATTTGCGTTTGAATATTAGTTAAGGCTTGCTCCTGTTTTGCTTGGGGAAGCGGTTGTTCTGCAATCAACCACGCCATGGTGCAAAATACTAAGGGAAAGACGGCTGTCATGGCAAAAATCGTTTTTGGCGCAAATAACTCTAATAGCGAACCACTAAAGTAAGCTGTAATTAATCCCCCGAAAGCCGTTGCCCCCCAACTAAGCGATTGCAGCGAACCAGCATTGGCTAAAGATTCTTCTCGGGCGCGTTCGACAACTTGCGAATCGACAATGACATCGCTGATCGCGATCGAAGCGGAACTGATTAATAGTGCAATTGTAGCGGTCCAAGCACTATTGACCACTGTTGCCAAGGCTAACCAGGAAAAACTTCCCAGCAATCCAGAGAGGATTAAATAAGGACGACGACGATACCCTAAAATCGGAAACCCATCGGAAAGGAAACCAAACAGGGGTTTAATCACCCAAGGTAGAACCGCCAACCCAGTTAAGACAGAGACTTCTGCTGGCGTTAAGCCTAACTCATCTTTCAGGAAAAAGCTAATTGCCAGTCGGGCTAAATTGAGAACGCCCCGCACCACATAAATACTGACAATTGCAATTAATTCGGGTGTGGGATCATTGCCTAAAAATAGTTTGTCTTTAATAAAGGTTCGTACCCGCGTTTTCAGCTGCTGGGTACGAGACGCTGTAGAAATACTCATAAATATTTTGAATTGA
This DNA window, taken from Cyanobacteria bacterium GSL.Bin1, encodes the following:
- the fbt gene encoding folate/biopterin family MFS transporter, with the protein product MSISTASRTQQLKTRVRTFIKDKLFLGNDPTPELIAIVSIYVVRGVLNLARLAISFFLKDELGLTPAEVSVLTGLAVLPWVIKPLFGFLSDGFPILGYRRRPYLILSGLLGSFSWLALATVVNSAWTATIALLISSASIAISDVIVDSQVVERAREESLANAGSLQSLSWGATAFGGLITAYFSGSLLELFAPKTIFAMTAVFPLVFCTMAWLIAEQPLPQAKQEQALTNIQTQIQQLWQAIRQKRILLPTLFIFIWQSTPTSDSAIFFFITNELGFEPEFLGRVRLVSSFASLAGVWIFQRFLKTVPFRQVLGWSTVISSVLGMSVLLLVTHANRALGIDDYWFSLGDNLILSAIGEIALMPILVLAARLCPAGIEATFFALIMSIFNLAGFLSQELGGLLTALFGVTENNFDRLWLLVICTNLSTLLPLPLINLLPASDPMAEK